The Gimibacter soli genome includes a region encoding these proteins:
- a CDS encoding DsrE family protein, with protein MKHALYALTALLAIAGPASAIEGFKAGPVIPDFGPIADNLKPDVATPKDQDYRVSFDIADGATPGEKSRQIETLARFINMMVDAGVPKERLHVAAVFHGGATVDVAKDDYYTANKQAANGNAALIAALVEAGAEIYVCGQSATRYGVTNTDLLPGVKMALSAITAHAMLANQGFRTNPF; from the coding sequence ATGAAACATGCCCTCTATGCCCTGACCGCGCTGCTCGCCATCGCTGGCCCTGCCAGTGCCATCGAAGGCTTCAAGGCCGGCCCGGTGATCCCGGACTTCGGCCCGATTGCCGACAACCTGAAGCCCGACGTGGCAACCCCCAAGGATCAGGACTATCGCGTTTCCTTCGATATCGCGGACGGGGCAACGCCCGGCGAGAAAAGCCGGCAGATTGAAACGCTTGCCCGCTTCATCAATATGATGGTCGATGCCGGTGTCCCGAAGGAACGGCTGCATGTGGCCGCAGTGTTCCACGGTGGCGCCACGGTCGATGTAGCGAAGGATGATTACTACACAGCGAACAAGCAGGCAGCGAACGGCAATGCCGCGCTCATCGCGGCCCTCGTTGAAGCGGGTGCCGAGATTTATGTCTGCGGGCAAAGTGCCACGCGCTACGGCGTCACCAACACCGACCTGCTGCCGGGCGTGAAAATGGCCCTCTCGGCCATCACCGCGCATGCGATGCTGGCCAATCAGGGCTTCCGCACCAATCCCTTCTGA
- a CDS encoding monovalent cation:proton antiporter-2 (CPA2) family protein, whose protein sequence is MEHHSTGVFELVAILGAAVACGALMMRLGLGTVIGYLLAGFLIGPSVLKVIPDPARVAGVAEFGVIFLLFIIGIEMKPRRLYVMRRMVFGVGGAQFLITSVVLAWGLHAFFGLSVPISVVAGSGLALSSTAFGLQIMTERGELNSQRGRTAFAVLLLQDLAVVPLLALLPMLEGKTSGTFTSFLLAFAETIAILGVTLLSGRYLLGPILRMVANRRSAEMFSATAILIVVGYAWLMEIAGLSMAMGAFLAGIMLAESEFRHQVEGDIQPYRGLLLGLFFMTVGMGLDLQHLLDNALLVFGAAVGLMLIKAIIMTIVGRFTGGLDWPDAARAATLLSGAGEFGFVLFAVAVSQAVLAGDMQATLNSVIVITLVITPFVVPLTDRLMKRFDRELPTPVMTEEECPATPPVLIAGFGRVGRTVARLLDRHSVPWIAIDGNQANVSAARADGANVFLGDARRREVLVSVGAGKAAALVITLDNPETAEATLMNARMCNPGLPVHMRAHSLTAASHLLDLGAARAVPEAFEGSLQLGVGVALSVGIAEAEAQASAADLRTLGYADLNAHCQTDLSGTAPPEGEAKA, encoded by the coding sequence ATGGAGCATCATTCGACCGGCGTTTTTGAACTGGTGGCGATCCTCGGGGCGGCGGTGGCGTGCGGGGCGCTGATGATGCGTCTCGGGCTTGGCACCGTGATCGGTTACCTGCTTGCCGGGTTCCTGATCGGGCCGTCGGTCCTGAAGGTGATCCCGGACCCCGCGCGGGTGGCGGGGGTTGCCGAGTTCGGCGTGATCTTCCTTCTCTTCATCATCGGGATCGAGATGAAGCCGCGACGCCTGTATGTGATGCGGCGGATGGTCTTCGGGGTCGGCGGGGCGCAGTTCCTGATCACCAGCGTTGTGCTAGCGTGGGGGCTTCATGCCTTCTTCGGCCTGTCTGTGCCGATCTCGGTGGTGGCGGGCTCGGGCCTCGCGCTGTCGTCCACCGCCTTCGGCCTGCAGATCATGACAGAGAGGGGCGAGCTGAACAGCCAACGCGGCCGCACCGCCTTTGCCGTCCTTCTGCTGCAGGATCTGGCCGTTGTGCCGCTTCTGGCCTTGTTGCCGATGCTGGAGGGCAAGACGAGCGGAACCTTCACATCCTTCCTTCTGGCCTTTGCCGAAACGATCGCCATCCTTGGCGTCACGCTATTGTCCGGGCGTTATCTCCTCGGCCCCATCCTCCGAATGGTTGCCAACCGGCGCTCGGCCGAGATGTTCTCGGCAACCGCGATCCTGATCGTTGTCGGCTATGCGTGGCTCATGGAAATCGCCGGGCTTTCGATGGCGATGGGCGCTTTCCTCGCCGGGATTATGCTGGCCGAAAGCGAGTTCCGCCACCAGGTGGAAGGCGATATCCAGCCCTACCGCGGCCTGCTTCTCGGCCTCTTCTTCATGACGGTCGGCATGGGGCTCGACCTGCAGCATCTTCTCGATAATGCCCTGCTGGTGTTTGGTGCTGCGGTTGGCCTGATGCTGATCAAGGCGATCATCATGACCATCGTCGGGCGCTTCACCGGCGGGCTCGACTGGCCCGATGCGGCACGCGCTGCCACGCTCCTTTCCGGCGCTGGCGAGTTCGGCTTCGTGCTCTTTGCCGTGGCGGTTTCGCAGGCGGTGCTGGCGGGCGACATGCAGGCGACGCTGAACTCGGTGATCGTCATCACGCTTGTTATCACGCCCTTCGTGGTGCCGCTCACTGACCGGCTGATGAAACGCTTCGACCGCGAACTGCCGACCCCGGTGATGACGGAAGAAGAATGCCCGGCCACCCCGCCGGTGCTGATCGCCGGCTTCGGCCGGGTGGGGCGCACGGTTGCCCGGCTTCTGGACCGGCACAGCGTGCCGTGGATCGCCATCGATGGCAATCAGGCCAATGTCTCGGCGGCGCGCGCGGACGGCGCCAATGTCTTTCTGGGTGACGCGCGCCGGCGGGAGGTGCTGGTGTCGGTGGGGGCAGGCAAGGCAGCGGCCCTTGTCATCACGCTCGATAATCCCGAAACGGCGGAAGCGACGCTGATGAACGCCCGCATGTGCAACCCCGGCCTCCCGGTCCATATGCGCGCCCACAGCCTGACGGCGGCGTCGCATCTTCTGGACCTCGGCGCGGCACGGGCGGTGCCCGAGGCGTTCGAGGGCAGCCTGCAATTGGGGGTCGGTGTGGCGCTTTCCGTCGGCATCGCGGAGGCCGAGGCACAGGCGAGTGCAGCGGATCTTCGCACACTCGGCTATGCCGATCTTAACGCCCACTGCCAGACCGATCTTTCAGGCACGGCCCCGCCCGAAGGCGAGGCAAAGGCCTGA
- a CDS encoding CocE/NonD family hydrolase — MHKKMVGPLALMAILAATGSAHTDDATALMQEAMRPDTVEVYDPVRAEADYIRREIMIPMRDGVKLFTVVVMRKGTKDAPILLSRTPYNASKATWRNPSQKIEEILTVMDAEFVNDGYIRVYQDVRGLYKSEGDYVMNRPLTGPLNNSGIDHSTDAYDTIDWLVKNVAETNGKVGITGSSYLGFTTLMALVNPHPALKAAVPQSPMVDGWIGDDWFHNGAFRLNSFGYFTGQMARKGNGPVPQGTGDEYELFLSSGSAGDFARRFGLDAFGQTQKMMNHPAYDDFWKLQAVDKILGERKLTVPTMLVVGQWDQEDSYGAPAVYKALEPQDKKNDMVSLVIGPWRHSGVNYEARSLAALDFKGDTGLEFRRDYMKPFLDRYLKDGAPKVKTPPVLTYATGADRWEVSDGWPRGKPTPIYLQAGGGLGFEKPKAEAKDDYVSDPAKPVPFIPRPVDMGDADQWKPWLVADQRFVDGRPDVLTYVTGPLDAPVHIAGAPLVDLFAATTGTDSDWVVKLIDVSPEEFSAVPKMAGYQMGVGIEIFRGRYVHGFDAPAALTPGKVENYKFELPNVNHVFQPGHRIMVQVQSTLFPLYDRNPQTFVPNIFNAKAGDYKAATQSVATGGAEASAVWLPIVKD, encoded by the coding sequence ATGCATAAGAAAATGGTTGGGCCTTTGGCCCTGATGGCGATTTTGGCCGCGACCGGCAGCGCGCACACAGATGATGCGACAGCGCTGATGCAGGAAGCGATGCGGCCGGATACGGTCGAAGTTTACGATCCCGTTCGCGCCGAAGCCGATTACATCCGCCGTGAAATCATGATCCCGATGCGTGACGGCGTGAAGCTTTTCACCGTTGTCGTGATGCGCAAGGGCACCAAGGATGCGCCGATCCTCCTCAGCCGCACGCCCTACAATGCCTCGAAAGCAACCTGGCGGAACCCCAGCCAGAAGATCGAGGAAATCCTGACAGTGATGGACGCCGAGTTCGTGAACGACGGCTATATCCGTGTCTATCAGGATGTGCGCGGGCTTTATAAGTCCGAAGGCGACTATGTGATGAACCGGCCGCTCACCGGCCCGCTGAACAATTCAGGCATCGACCATTCGACCGACGCTTACGACACCATCGACTGGCTCGTGAAGAATGTGGCCGAGACAAACGGCAAAGTCGGCATCACGGGCTCGTCCTACCTTGGCTTCACCACGCTGATGGCGCTGGTGAACCCGCACCCGGCCCTGAAGGCCGCCGTGCCGCAAAGCCCGATGGTGGATGGCTGGATCGGGGACGACTGGTTCCATAACGGGGCCTTCCGCCTCAATTCCTTCGGTTATTTCACAGGCCAGATGGCGCGCAAGGGCAATGGCCCGGTGCCGCAGGGCACGGGGGATGAATATGAGCTTTTCCTCTCGTCCGGTTCGGCGGGTGATTTCGCCCGGCGCTTCGGCCTTGATGCCTTCGGCCAGACGCAGAAGATGATGAACCATCCGGCCTATGACGATTTCTGGAAGCTTCAGGCCGTGGACAAGATCCTGGGCGAGCGCAAGCTTACGGTGCCGACGATGCTGGTCGTCGGCCAGTGGGATCAGGAAGACAGCTACGGCGCCCCCGCCGTCTATAAGGCGCTGGAGCCGCAGGACAAGAAGAACGACATGGTCTCGCTGGTCATCGGGCCGTGGCGCCACAGCGGTGTGAATTATGAAGCCCGGTCGCTTGCTGCACTTGATTTCAAGGGCGATACGGGGCTCGAGTTCCGCCGGGACTATATGAAGCCCTTCCTTGACCGTTACCTGAAGGACGGCGCGCCGAAGGTGAAAACCCCGCCGGTGCTGACCTACGCCACCGGCGCCGACCGCTGGGAAGTGAGCGACGGGTGGCCGCGCGGCAAACCCACGCCCATCTACCTGCAGGCGGGCGGTGGGCTCGGCTTTGAAAAGCCGAAGGCAGAGGCGAAGGATGACTATGTCTCCGATCCCGCCAAGCCCGTGCCTTTCATCCCGCGCCCGGTGGATATGGGCGACGCGGACCAGTGGAAGCCATGGCTTGTGGCCGACCAGCGCTTTGTGGATGGTCGCCCCGATGTGCTGACCTATGTGACCGGGCCCCTTGATGCCCCGGTCCATATCGCCGGGGCACCGCTGGTGGACCTGTTTGCGGCAACCACCGGCACCGACAGCGACTGGGTCGTGAAACTGATCGACGTATCGCCCGAGGAGTTTTCGGCGGTTCCGAAAATGGCGGGCTACCAGATGGGCGTGGGGATCGAGATTTTCAGGGGCCGTTATGTCCATGGCTTCGATGCGCCCGCTGCCCTGACGCCGGGCAAGGTGGAAAACTACAAGTTCGAACTGCCGAACGTGAACCATGTGTTCCAGCCCGGCCACCGCATCATGGTGCAGGTGCAATCGACACTCTTCCCGCTTTACGACCGCAACCCGCAAACCTTCGTGCCGAACATCTTCAACGCGAAGGCCGGGGACTATAAGGCGGCAACGCAAAGCGTGGCGACAGGCGGGGCCGAAGCCAGCGCCGTGTGGCTGCCCATCGTTAAAGACTAA
- a CDS encoding ribonucleotide-diphosphate reductase subunit beta: MSLLEERHVYKPFRYPWAYEAWLKQQQIHWLPEEVPLAEDVRDWANKLTPSEKNLLTQIFRFFTQSDIEVNNCYMKHYTKVFKPTEVQMMLSAFSNMETIHIAAYSHLLDTIGMPETEYSAFLKYKEMKDKYDYMQQFNSDDLSSTALTLAVFGAFTEGLQLFASFAMLLNFPRFNKMKGMGQIVSWSVRDESLHCDSIIKLFKTLISEHKEIWTDDLKAQIVDACRTIVEHEDAFIDLSFGMGEIEGLKPEEVKQYIRYIADRRLGQLGFDAMYQIEDNPLPWLDNMLNAVEHTNFFENRATEYSKAATRGSWDEAFS, encoded by the coding sequence ATGTCGCTTCTTGAAGAACGCCACGTCTACAAACCCTTCCGCTATCCCTGGGCTTATGAAGCCTGGCTGAAGCAGCAGCAGATCCACTGGCTGCCGGAAGAAGTGCCGCTGGCCGAGGATGTGCGCGACTGGGCGAACAAGCTGACCCCGTCCGAGAAGAACCTGCTGACCCAGATTTTCCGCTTCTTCACCCAGTCGGATATCGAGGTGAATAACTGCTACATGAAGCATTATACCAAGGTCTTCAAACCGACCGAGGTGCAGATGATGCTTTCGGCCTTCTCGAATATGGAAACCATCCATATCGCGGCCTACAGCCACCTTCTCGATACGATCGGCATGCCGGAAACCGAATATTCCGCTTTCCTTAAGTATAAGGAAATGAAGGATAAATACGATTACATGCAGCAGTTCAACTCGGACGACCTATCGTCGACCGCGCTGACGCTTGCCGTGTTCGGGGCCTTCACCGAGGGGCTGCAGCTTTTTGCGTCCTTCGCAATGCTCCTTAACTTCCCGCGCTTCAACAAGATGAAGGGCATGGGCCAGATTGTTTCCTGGTCGGTGCGCGACGAAAGCCTGCACTGCGACAGCATCATCAAGCTTTTCAAGACGCTGATCTCCGAACACAAGGAAATCTGGACCGACGACCTGAAAGCCCAGATCGTTGATGCCTGCCGCACGATTGTGGAGCACGAAGATGCCTTCATCGACCTGTCGTTCGGCATGGGCGAGATCGAGGGCCTGAAGCCCGAGGAAGTGAAGCAATATATCCGCTATATCGCTGACCGCCGCCTTGGCCAGCTTGGCTTCGACGCCATGTACCAGATCGAGGATAACCCGCTGCCGTGGCTCGATAACATGCTGAACGCGGTGGAACACACCAACTTCTTCGAAAACCGTGCCACCGAATATTCGAAGGCGGCAACCCGCGGAAGCTGGGACGAAGCCTTCAGCTGA
- a CDS encoding ribonucleoside-diphosphate reductase subunit alpha, whose product MGTMFEVTHYEHGGAVQIDRSRDDLLTEFGKATLSDRYLMPGESFQDLFARVASYYGDSKEHSQRLYDYISKLWFMPATPVLSNGGTSRGLPISCFLNEAQDKLDSIVGLWTENVWLAARGGGIGSYWGNLRSIGETVGGVGKTSGIIPFVRVMDSLTLAISQGSLRRGSAAVYLPIHHPEIEEFIELRRPTGGDPNRKTPNLHHGVLVTDEFMRAVEADEQFALTSPKDGHAVRTVSARALWIRLLTARVETGEPYIIYSDTVNRQIPEHHKLAGLTVKTSNLCAEITLPTGVDHLGNERTAVCCLSSLNLETYKEWKDDKQFIPDVMRFLDNVLQDFINRAPDSMVKARYAAMRERSVGLGVMGFHSFLQDNMVPFESALAKAWNNRIFKHIQTEVDRASHELALERGPCPDAADYGIMERFSNKTAIAPTASISTICGGSSPGIEPIAANSYNQKTLSGSFNVRNRALTRLLEEKGMNTEAVWTSITVNEGSVQHFDFLSDEEKAVFKTAFELDQRWVVELAADRAPYISQAQSVNIFLPADVHKRDLHQIHFQAWKKGLKSLYYCRSKSIQRAEVVSNDTLKKKSPEAVQLALAEMPVQTTTNYEECLACQ is encoded by the coding sequence ATGGGCACCATGTTTGAGGTCACGCATTACGAGCACGGTGGCGCGGTCCAGATTGACCGCAGCCGCGACGATCTCCTCACCGAGTTTGGCAAGGCGACCTTGTCGGACCGGTATCTGATGCCCGGTGAAAGTTTCCAGGATCTGTTTGCCCGTGTGGCCAGCTATTACGGCGACAGCAAGGAACACTCGCAGCGGCTCTATGATTATATCTCGAAGCTGTGGTTCATGCCGGCAACGCCCGTTCTGTCGAACGGCGGCACCAGCCGTGGCCTGCCGATTTCCTGCTTCCTCAATGAAGCACAGGACAAGCTTGATTCCATCGTCGGCCTGTGGACCGAGAACGTATGGCTCGCGGCCCGTGGCGGCGGCATCGGTTCCTACTGGGGCAATCTGCGCTCGATCGGCGAAACCGTCGGCGGTGTGGGCAAGACCAGCGGCATCATTCCCTTCGTGCGGGTGATGGACAGCCTGACCCTCGCCATCAGCCAGGGCAGCCTGCGCCGTGGTTCGGCCGCCGTTTACCTGCCGATCCACCATCCGGAGATCGAGGAATTCATCGAGCTGCGTCGCCCCACCGGTGGTGACCCGAACCGCAAGACGCCGAACCTGCACCACGGCGTGCTCGTGACCGACGAATTCATGCGCGCGGTGGAAGCCGACGAGCAGTTCGCGCTGACGAGCCCCAAGGACGGCCATGCCGTGCGGACCGTTTCGGCCCGCGCCCTGTGGATTCGCCTCCTCACCGCGCGTGTGGAAACCGGCGAGCCCTATATCATCTATTCCGACACCGTGAACCGCCAGATTCCCGAACATCACAAGCTCGCCGGCCTCACGGTAAAGACCTCGAACCTGTGTGCCGAGATCACGCTGCCGACGGGTGTTGATCACCTTGGCAACGAGCGCACGGCGGTATGCTGCCTGTCGAGCCTGAACCTTGAAACCTACAAGGAATGGAAAGACGACAAGCAGTTCATCCCCGATGTGATGCGCTTCCTTGATAACGTGCTGCAGGACTTTATCAACCGTGCGCCCGACAGCATGGTGAAGGCCCGCTATGCCGCGATGCGCGAGCGTTCGGTCGGCCTTGGCGTGATGGGTTTCCACAGCTTCCTGCAGGACAATATGGTCCCGTTCGAAAGCGCGCTCGCCAAAGCCTGGAACAACCGCATCTTCAAGCATATCCAGACCGAGGTGGACCGTGCCTCGCACGAGCTGGCGCTGGAGCGCGGGCCGTGCCCGGATGCCGCCGACTATGGCATCATGGAGCGTTTCTCGAACAAGACGGCCATCGCGCCGACGGCTTCGATCTCCACAATCTGTGGCGGGTCGAGCCCCGGCATCGAGCCGATCGCGGCCAACAGCTATAACCAGAAGACGCTTTCGGGCAGCTTCAACGTGCGCAACCGCGCACTGACCCGCCTTCTGGAAGAAAAAGGCATGAACACTGAAGCCGTCTGGACCTCGATCACCGTGAACGAGGGCTCGGTGCAGCATTTCGATTTCCTCTCGGACGAGGAAAAGGCTGTGTTCAAGACCGCGTTCGAGCTGGACCAGCGCTGGGTGGTGGAACTTGCCGCCGACCGCGCGCCCTACATCAGCCAGGCCCAGTCGGTGAATATCTTCCTGCCGGCCGACGTGCACAAGCGCGACCTGCACCAGATCCACTTCCAGGCATGGAAGAAGGGCCTGAAGAGCCTTTATTACTGCCGGTCGAAATCGATCCAGCGTGCCGAGGTTGTCTCGAACGATACGCTGAAGAAGAAATCGCCCGAAGCCGTGCAGCTCGCCCTTGCCGAGATGCCGGTGCAGACGACCACCAATTACGAGGAATGCCTGGCCTGCCAATAA
- a CDS encoding acetyl-CoA carboxylase carboxyltransferase subunit alpha, translating to MMTFLEFEKPIAELEGKIRELRSFSHGRDFDIGSEVGQLEGKLGRLLKDTYANLTPWQKMQVARHPERPHFKDIVAHLTEDFTPLAGDRTFGEDEAVIGGLARFRGEACVIIGHEKGSDTESRIRHNFGMARPEGYRKAIRLMDMADRFGLPVITLVDTSGAYPGVGAEERGQAEAIARSTDKCLSLGVPLVTTIVGEGGSGGAVAIAAANTVLMFEHAIYSVISPEGCASILWRTNEKAKDAATALKITAQDLLTLGVIDKIVAEPLGGAHRDRERAMNMLGDAIEESLKSMAGMDGERLRRVRREKFLAMGAKGIN from the coding sequence ATGATGACTTTTCTCGAATTCGAAAAGCCGATTGCCGAACTCGAGGGCAAGATCCGCGAACTTCGGAGCTTCAGCCACGGCCGCGATTTCGATATTGGCTCCGAGGTCGGCCAGCTTGAAGGCAAGCTTGGTCGCCTCCTGAAAGATACCTACGCAAACCTGACGCCCTGGCAGAAGATGCAGGTGGCGCGTCATCCGGAGCGCCCCCACTTCAAGGATATCGTGGCGCACCTTACCGAAGATTTCACGCCGCTGGCCGGTGACCGCACCTTCGGGGAAGACGAAGCCGTGATCGGCGGCCTTGCCCGTTTCCGCGGTGAAGCCTGTGTGATCATCGGCCACGAAAAGGGCTCGGACACCGAAAGCCGCATCCGACACAATTTCGGCATGGCGCGGCCTGAAGGCTACCGGAAGGCTATCCGCCTGATGGATATGGCCGACCGCTTCGGCCTGCCGGTCATCACGCTTGTCGATACCTCGGGGGCGTACCCCGGTGTGGGCGCTGAGGAACGCGGCCAGGCCGAGGCCATCGCGCGCTCGACCGACAAATGCCTGTCGCTCGGTGTGCCGCTTGTGACCACGATTGTGGGCGAGGGCGGCTCGGGTGGTGCTGTTGCCATTGCAGCGGCCAATACCGTCCTGATGTTCGAACATGCCATCTATTCGGTGATCTCGCCCGAAGGCTGCGCCTCGATCCTGTGGCGTACCAACGAAAAGGCGAAGGACGCGGCAACCGCGCTCAAGATCACCGCGCAGGATCTCCTGACCCTTGGCGTGATCGACAAGATCGTCGCGGAGCCATTGGGCGGCGCTCACCGCGACCGCGAGCGCGCCATGAACATGCTTGGCGATGCCATCGAGGAAAGCCTCAAATCCATGGCTGGGATGGACGGCGAACGGCTGCGCCGGGTGCGCCGTGAAAAATTCCTCGCGATGGGTGCCAAGGGCATCAATTAA